The sequence CACTTCTCTATAGCAAATTGCATTTCTTAATCTCccttaaaaaagcaacaacaaaaaaaagcaactacAAAAAATACAGCTAACTCATCTGCTAACCAATAAAATCCATGAGTAGAACCTAAACATTCCACCTTTCTACACAGTTACCTGCAGTACGATGCCAAACCACCAAATCCAAATTACTGTGGACCACTTCTGCCATTTTAAACCTCCCCCTCAAAGAAAGCTTTACATAGCTTTCACCAGCTAGCAGAACTTTCTATGGATAGCAATTTCATTTCATTCAGCAGGACttaaccttttttcttttaatgtgcaGGCTTGCCCATTCTGTCCCAAACCAGAACATATTAccaattcaaaatatatatagtagGCTACCAGTCCCAATCCCTGGATGGCCGGGCAAAACCTAGAGAGTGTTGGAGTGGTCAAGGAAGGGGAGAGGGAAagggttggtgtgtgtgtgtgcgtgtgtgtgtgtggctggagGGGCGGCTGGCTACTGCCTTGCCGTGGAATCTTTCCcccccttttattttttgctccGTAGGCGTTTGGATTGCCGGGGGCTGTCCGCTGCCTTCCTGCTGCGCTTGCAAGGTGTCTCCAGGCTGGTCCCGGCAGGGCTGTCTCCCACTGCACTGTCCATCAGTTCACGCAGTTTGCGCTCCAGCTCTGCCAGCCGTGCGTTCTGCTCTCCAATCACCTGGGTCTGCTCCAGCAGCTTCTGCTCCTGGTCCTGCAGCTGCTTCTGCTGCTCCAGCTGCTTGACCCTCATCTCTGAGATCTCACGCCGCAACGCCGTCACAGCTGCCCCGTTCACCTTCACCTGCTGCTGCAGCTTCGTCATCTCTGACCGCGATGGTGTGTTCTTGGCCAAAAGAGACATTGTggtcagggaggaggaggggccTGGTACTGAGTAAGAGAGCACGgcattaaaacaaagcattgacCGATTTGCAGCTGATAAACAAGGTATAGTAGTAACAGACGTAGCCAATAAAGCATATCAGGGACTGAAATAATACCTTTTCCAGCTTTGATTAGCAACAGCCTATAGGTATAAAGCTCATAGAAGGATAGCAAAcagttatgcaatgggagttgcagtataaaaaaaattatttagtgtCAGCACCCTAAAAAAGTTGGTCttcatgacctacatccacaacataaatatattttctatatgaTATCCACCAGAAATATCAGTGCAGCTTTCCATACCCTCATCATCGCTGTGTGAAAGCAGGTCAATACATAAGACAGGCATCAATTCGTAATCTAACTACCTGGAGGAGAGCCAATCAGCCGGCCAGACATGTCAGCCCCAGGGAGCTTCTTTTTGAGGATGGGGACAATCTTCTCGTCAAAGTACTCCATGGCCATGGAGGAGATATCCCGCAGCTCCTGCAGGACTTCGTGAGCTCTCTGGGGGGCCCGCGTGGAGTTCACGTAGCGCAACACCCGGTAAATTTCATCTATCACCTAGGAAGGAAATCAGACCATCAGTGTGAGGACACAGGAGGCCGCAGCTCAGTCACTGCGTTAAATTACATCTGCTCTTTATACATGCAACAAACTAAAGTGCTGACTGATATAAAAGAGATTCACTTGAAAAACATTTACTATTTTAGCTAGGcaatggttttcaaactttttagaccctgtacccctttccaaataatctagAACCCCCATCtgagagtgggtcataatatacctatgaaaacaggaaaaaaaattgtattttctaattattacATTAAGTACCTGAAAAACATCCTAACTCTAGATACCAGAAGCCGATAACATGTGTTTGAATGAGGCCAATTAGACCGCAAGCCAATATTTCGGTTTCAGATTTACCATGTGTTGCTAggcagatttcagtaaaactaagcCCAGactagtaaacaatgcagccacACACAGAGggtatgtaattctgtatttaaaaatgaaccaaTAGGAATTTAAGTTACAAAAAGCTTTAAGcgggccattaaaaaaaaaaaaaaaggcattttcttTATTGAACTCTGTTATCGTTGAACACTGGAGCTGAGACAATGTAAAATGCTGTGTTGTGCAGTATTGACtctagccagaataagcacattgttttgaagtgaatatttccaaaagctaatttgttgaaagtagaaaagggatatttatatcaggcagccaaaaatgacttttagcaaaatgcttccatgttaaagtgtttagtgcagtagtcTGTTTGTGTTAATCAGCTGTAAGACAATTAAAAGATTATTGATGGACACTcgctgtatgatatgaacacactcaataggtctggagtagggaatccaattccagacacttcccaatcccaGGATTTAgggattgatttttttatttttttatttttttttaattttccattttttaacaacaatgtgcttttgcttttattaataattaccgGAGCAGAGGCGAAGGGTAAAGCCCTCACACGACAAAGGAGTTCctcaaaaaattaattaataacgaaaatacacatacaaagcattgcaagtaaagataagaGTCGTGTCACTCCAGCGCAGAAAGCGAGTGAAttcactgtctaagtagggtGGCCCAGCTGCCTGCTcgataatattatttaaaaacttaaaacatagataaaacactgaactcaTTAAACTACTAACACTGATCATTTGAACgtaaaacatttcagtttaaaacatgtaaacGCAGCAACATCATGCAATGACAaccttaaatttttttttagccCAGACTGCTGTAACCACCTCCctgatatttaaatatgtaaattagccacaTCTGCACTCAAGGCTGGTCATTTACAGAGgtaacctcgcccaacagaaaggacACCTACACCAGtatggctgtggttttatttgaaaggagattcaatgTTGTTGATTCGATTGCAAAGAAGCCTCCAAGGACTacaacatagtttaaaaaaaaaaaaaaaaaaaaatgcgtttaGTCATTACAGGATTTTCCTCTCATACCCCGACAAGAGCTTGCagcgtaccccagtttgaaaaccacaaGCTATGGTATCATGGTGCCACCTTGTGGTCAAAGCACTGAACTGCAAATGAACTTCAAACTTGGCAAGggatacagaaaataaacatttctcagTGAACCTCCTAAAACTCAATCTTTTTAGTGTTCCACCCAAAACctcaaaacacaaatataactaAAGTAAATCTATATTCCAGCTCTTCACTCACTCACCACCCACTCCACTCCACCATAGACAAAATTAACATGGcagatttaaatgttttcattatgTTTATCTTGCGTTGAAAGTCCACTGAGAAACTCTTGACACAGAGCGCACGAATGCACTGTATTAATACAGAGATGCAGAAGTGCACAGAGCCCAAGCTTTGAGCTTGGTAATTATTTCTCCCCTTGAAAAATGATTACTGTTGATCTCAGGGATTTAGAAAACCGTATAAGGTTAAGCTACACCACCAGAAGCCAGACCACACACACTTGTTTTGCGTTCCTTTGGGGCAGATACATTGCTGTAGACAAATTTAGATtgttgcattaatacattttggATTCAGGGATTTGTTGCCCTACCTTTCCAGGGATAAAGCAGCACAGGTTAGAGTCCACATATTTCATGAATGTCATGTTGAGCAAGGACAGGCGTGTTTCTACAGCTGCCAGGATGTCTGCATGGCGTGCAAGCGAGTGGTTTCTTCTCTCTGACTCTCGTCTGAAAAGAGAAGGGGGCAGATCAGACACATTCACATCCTCTGTCAGGTATTGAATCAACATGTTAGGTAtccattataaaaatgtacagctccactatatccctgttgTCAGACTGCGGGCCACTTATACATCATCCTTTTAACAAAGTGACTTCACATATAACAACCTACTGCTGCAAGTAGAAGGGATATTTTCATTGGGGTGGAAGACAAAGACAAAAGCACCAAGACAGCAAGCAATCTGAATACATCATGCATGTGAGTCTTGGTACAGTGTCTAATGTTTTATACGAAGCAGCAGGAAtcaacacaaatacagtatttgaaaaccCTGACATCTCTTCAGTCATAGGCATGGTTTTTCAGAGAACATAAAGTTTGCCccattattgttattagtattaacaataataatatttttttaaaggacctGCTGCTACATGCAACTACATTCTTTCTTGCTATTCTTTTTCCTGTCTGCATTTCACTGGTCAGTTTCAGCTCCAAATGGTCAAGGTAACAGACCTGATTATTTCCAAGACTGGACACCATCCACCTCCTTACAGTGCTAATGATTTAAATGAATCTGGTCTCTATTTTAACACTGCAAGTAGGCAGATGCAATAATATTCCCGACCCAGGGGCCATCATTGATTGAACACTGCAGTACCGCTGGTTCATACCTGGGGAGCAGTGCTGTCTGAATAGTGAAGCTGACGTACCGCTGGTTCATACCTGAGGAGCTGTGCTACCTATAAAATGAAGTACCGCTGGTTCATACCTGGGGAGCTGTGCTACCTATAAAATGAAGTACTGCTGGTTCATACCTGGGCAGCTGTACTATCTGAACACTGAAGTACCGCTGGTTCATACCTGGGCAGCTGTACTATCTGAACACTGAAGTACCGCTGGTTCATACCTGGGACCTGTGCTACCTATAAACTGAAGTACCGCTGGTTCATACCTGGGCAGCTGTACTATCTGAACACTGAAGTACCGCTGGTTCATACCTGGGCAGCTGTGCTTTGACCTGTTTCTGGCAGAGGCTGTGGTACCGCTCCACCCTCAGGAACCCTTGGTTTAGCATTCGCTGGCAGATCACGTCCATCCGCTTACACACCTGCCAGGGCAGAGGCAAAGAGACCATCAGGCAGGAAATCCTAATGATATTGACACCTGTCTGGGGATATGCAACGACTGTGATACGCAATGAAATGAGCAAGCATCAGTCCAAGGGCCAGAGGCAGGGCAAGCCCAAGATAAAAcaattcttcattttaaaaatagtgcATCTTGGAACATAAAGACTGTTGGTGCTAAAAGCCTTATGCTCTGACTGCTGGACATTTGGCTCATGATTGAATCTCACCTACAACACATAGAACCAGGAAAAAAGGGGGACACTCTTCATTCTCAAAGTCAAAAGTAAAATGCATTCATTGAAGATTGTATTTTCtcagaatttgttttaatttttaatgcttacaaaaatacacagaactcatAACTGGCGTCAAAACCCAGAACCCTACAAAAAAGATTTAGGTGGGAACAAATTCCCAGAAAGCAGGTTGATATTAACATCCTACCAGGACAAGAGATCAAAACCTGTTTGccttggttttgtgttttatgccCCACTTACAGTTAAACAATAACACTGATTATAGGTGTTCAAAAGCATTTATTTGATTAATATCAAAATGCAACTGAAAATTGTGTACTTTGAAAGCAGTGattggtattttttttccttaaagtaTTCTGAAATCTGTTTCATATCGGTTGACAGCTTTGGTTTGAccatatttgtatgttttttggaTTGAACTGCAATACTCTATTATAGTTATTGAATGTCAATTTCTTCAAACATTAATACTGAATACACACTGGTAATGGCAACCAACCAGTATAAAACATACACAATTGCTTTTATATAGTTTGCTGTAGTGCTGCACCCTGAAT is a genomic window of Polyodon spathula isolate WHYD16114869_AA chromosome 6, ASM1765450v1, whole genome shotgun sequence containing:
- the LOC121316760 gene encoding F-box only protein 28-like; this encodes MAVVEERVDAGVGALECGSISPRLSTPPPDHAHQNNPLLGLPIVVIDTILNCLTYDEISFLRLVCKRMDVICQRMLNQGFLRVERYHSLCQKQVKAQLPRRESERRNHSLARHADILAAVETRLSLLNMTFMKYVDSNLCCFIPGKVIDEIYRVLRYVNSTRAPQRAHEVLQELRDISSMAMEYFDEKIVPILKKKLPGADMSGRLIGSPPVPGPSSSLTTMSLLAKNTPSRSEMTKLQQQVKVNGAAVTALRREISEMRVKQLEQQKQLQDQEQKLLEQTQVIGEQNARLAELERKLRELMDSAVGDSPAGTSLETPCKRSRKAADSPRQSKRLRSKK